The Delphinus delphis chromosome 10, mDelDel1.2, whole genome shotgun sequence genome includes a region encoding these proteins:
- the SNRNP48 gene encoding U11/U12 small nuclear ribonucleoprotein 48 kDa protein isoform X2 has product MPKSSLAKHMVSCRLRKLGYTKEEEGKMYNSDFFYENAKIPSVTLNKDSQFQIIKQARDAVGNDGDYYNQRLYSSLPVEVPLNHKRFVCDLTQADRLALYDFVIEETKKKRSDSQIIENDSDLFVDLAAKVNQDNSRKSPKSYLEILAEVRDYKRRRQSYRAKNVHITKKSYTEVIRDVINVHMEELCSQWQEEQENAEDDAEKNEERRSASVDSRQSGGSYLDAECSRHRRDRSRSPHKRKRNKEKDKHWDSRRRKERDGERHHSHKRRKQKI; this is encoded by the exons ATGCCTAAGTCGTCTCTAGCAAAGCACATGGTATCTTGTAGATTGAGGAAACTGGGCTATACCAAAGAAGAAGAG gGTAAAATGTATAATTCTGACTTTTTCTATGAGAATGCGAAGATACCTTCAGTTACCTTGA ATAAGGACTCACAATTCCAGATAATTAAACAAGCTAGAGATGCAGTTGGAAACGATGGTGATTATTATAATCAAA gGTTGTATTCTTCATTGCCTGTTGAAGTTCCTCTGAATCACAAACGGTTTGTTTGTGATCTAACCCAAGCCGATCGTCTTGCCCTCTATGATTTTGTAATCgaggagacaaagaaaaaacGGTCAGATTCTCAAATTATTGAAAATGACAGCGATCTCTTTGTAGACTTGGCTGCCAAAGTCAATCAAG aTAATAGTCGAAAAAGTCCAAAATCTTACCTTGAAATCCTGGCAGAAGTGAGAGATTATAAAAGAAGACGCCAGTCCTATAGAGCTAAGAATGTTCACATAACCAAGAAGTCATATACTGAG GTGATTCGGGATGTGATCAACGTGCACATGGAGGAACTCTGCAGCCAGTGGCAGGAGGAGCAGGAGAATGCAGAGGATGATGCGGAGAA GAATGAAGAAAGGCGGTCGGCTTCAGTAGACTCACGGCAGTCTGGGGGAAGCTATCTGGATGCGGAGTGTTCACGACATAGAAGGGATCGGAGTAGGAGCCCGCATAAAcgcaaaagaaacaaagagaaggacAAACACTGGGActcaagaagaaggaaagagag GGATGGGGAAAGACATCATAGtcataaaagaagaaagcaaaaaatataa
- the SNRNP48 gene encoding U11/U12 small nuclear ribonucleoprotein 48 kDa protein isoform X1 — translation MDGEPPPVEERRRLREELSEFVESCCRTLEEVTASLGWSLDRLDPGEEEAAEDEVAICPYDSNHRMPKSSLAKHMVSCRLRKLGYTKEEEGKMYNSDFFYENAKIPSVTLNKDSQFQIIKQARDAVGNDGDYYNQRLYSSLPVEVPLNHKRFVCDLTQADRLALYDFVIEETKKKRSDSQIIENDSDLFVDLAAKVNQDNSRKSPKSYLEILAEVRDYKRRRQSYRAKNVHITKKSYTEVIRDVINVHMEELCSQWQEEQENAEDDAEKNEERRSASVDSRQSGGSYLDAECSRHRRDRSRSPHKRKRNKEKDKHWDSRRRKERDGERHHSHKRRKQKI, via the exons ATGGATGGCGAGCCTCCACCGGTGGAGGagcggcggcggctgcgggaGGAGCTGAGCGAGTTCGTGGAGAGCTGCTGCCGGACGCTGGAGGAGGTGACGGCGTCGCTGGGCTGGAGCCTGGACCGGCTGGACCCCGGGGAGGAGGAGGCGGCCGAG GATGAAGTTGCCATATGCCCTTATGATTCCAATCATCGCATGCCTAAGTCGTCTCTAGCAAAGCACATGGTATCTTGTAGATTGAGGAAACTGGGCTATACCAAAGAAGAAGAG gGTAAAATGTATAATTCTGACTTTTTCTATGAGAATGCGAAGATACCTTCAGTTACCTTGA ATAAGGACTCACAATTCCAGATAATTAAACAAGCTAGAGATGCAGTTGGAAACGATGGTGATTATTATAATCAAA gGTTGTATTCTTCATTGCCTGTTGAAGTTCCTCTGAATCACAAACGGTTTGTTTGTGATCTAACCCAAGCCGATCGTCTTGCCCTCTATGATTTTGTAATCgaggagacaaagaaaaaacGGTCAGATTCTCAAATTATTGAAAATGACAGCGATCTCTTTGTAGACTTGGCTGCCAAAGTCAATCAAG aTAATAGTCGAAAAAGTCCAAAATCTTACCTTGAAATCCTGGCAGAAGTGAGAGATTATAAAAGAAGACGCCAGTCCTATAGAGCTAAGAATGTTCACATAACCAAGAAGTCATATACTGAG GTGATTCGGGATGTGATCAACGTGCACATGGAGGAACTCTGCAGCCAGTGGCAGGAGGAGCAGGAGAATGCAGAGGATGATGCGGAGAA GAATGAAGAAAGGCGGTCGGCTTCAGTAGACTCACGGCAGTCTGGGGGAAGCTATCTGGATGCGGAGTGTTCACGACATAGAAGGGATCGGAGTAGGAGCCCGCATAAAcgcaaaagaaacaaagagaaggacAAACACTGGGActcaagaagaaggaaagagag GGATGGGGAAAGACATCATAGtcataaaagaagaaagcaaaaaatataa